In Halobaculum rubrum, the following are encoded in one genomic region:
- a CDS encoding ABC transporter permease: MAPREGFGRIRGLLASDDDQPSVAIVLLAAGVAAAVLSPLLWLLVSASELSVADAAGLLASGTTTEVLVNSLLLVALVTGASIALGVPLAVLTVQTDLPFRRLWTVLAALPLVVPSYIGAFAYVSAFGPSGALPDLLADYGLEFVNAYIPTVYGLGGTALVLTLFTYPYVFLTTRASLLSFDTTQLEAARTLNHSYPQAFRRVILPQIAPGVTAGALLVALYTLSDFGTPAIMRFDVFTRVIYVELNSFGVGRANATLLSIQLLAVTAVILALESRVSGDTAAGYGTPSSVKTVVSLGPFRWVAAVVPAFVSVFTLALPVGILTMWLVRSGPGYSGGGLAFRPEFATNSAYVAVVTAAATVLFALPVAYYAGRSDSLLAKAVDRATYLGYAMPGVVLGLALVYFSSQWLLESFGAGAAQLVYQSLPLLVFAYVVRFLPQAVGSTRSSVLGVDRDLVGAARLLGERPSGAFRRVTLPLISPGLLAGAALVFLTTMKELDTTLILHPTGFTTIVTYIWRVQEAGYYGRAALPALVLVAVSGLSMVPLLKGSDDA; the protein is encoded by the coding sequence ATGGCGCCCCGAGAGGGCTTCGGTCGGATCCGCGGACTGCTCGCGAGCGACGACGACCAGCCGAGCGTGGCGATCGTCCTGCTGGCTGCTGGCGTCGCGGCCGCCGTGCTCTCGCCGCTACTGTGGCTGCTCGTCAGCGCCTCGGAGCTGTCCGTCGCCGATGCCGCCGGGCTGTTGGCGTCGGGAACGACGACGGAGGTGCTCGTCAACAGCCTCCTGCTCGTCGCGCTCGTCACGGGTGCGTCGATCGCCCTCGGGGTCCCGCTCGCGGTGTTGACCGTCCAGACGGACCTCCCGTTCCGGCGGCTGTGGACCGTGCTCGCCGCGCTCCCGCTCGTTGTCCCCAGCTACATCGGCGCGTTCGCGTACGTTTCCGCCTTCGGGCCCAGCGGCGCGCTGCCGGATCTGTTGGCCGACTACGGGCTCGAGTTCGTGAACGCGTACATACCGACGGTGTACGGGCTCGGCGGAACCGCGCTCGTGTTGACGCTGTTCACCTACCCGTACGTGTTCCTCACCACCCGCGCCTCGTTGCTGTCGTTCGACACGACCCAGTTGGAGGCGGCGCGGACGCTGAATCACAGCTACCCGCAGGCGTTCCGGCGGGTGATCCTCCCGCAGATCGCGCCGGGCGTCACCGCGGGCGCGCTGCTGGTCGCGCTGTACACCCTCTCGGACTTCGGGACGCCCGCGATCATGCGCTTCGACGTGTTCACGCGGGTCATCTACGTCGAGTTGAACAGCTTCGGCGTCGGGCGGGCGAACGCGACGCTGCTGTCGATCCAGTTGCTCGCCGTCACCGCGGTGATCCTCGCGCTCGAATCGCGCGTCAGCGGCGACACCGCCGCCGGGTACGGGACCCCCTCGTCGGTGAAGACGGTGGTGTCGCTGGGACCGTTCCGGTGGGTGGCGGCCGTGGTCCCCGCGTTCGTCAGCGTGTTCACGCTGGCGCTCCCGGTCGGCATTCTCACGATGTGGCTGGTGCGCTCGGGGCCGGGGTACAGCGGCGGCGGACTCGCCTTCCGCCCGGAGTTCGCGACGAACTCGGCGTACGTCGCCGTGGTGACCGCGGCCGCGACCGTGCTGTTCGCGCTCCCGGTCGCCTACTACGCGGGCCGGTCGGACTCGCTGCTCGCGAAGGCGGTCGACCGCGCGACGTACCTGGGGTACGCGATGCCCGGGGTCGTGCTCGGGCTGGCGCTGGTGTACTTCTCCAGCCAATGGCTCCTCGAATCCTTCGGCGCCGGGGCGGCCCAGCTCGTCTATCAGTCGCTCCCGCTGCTCGTGTTCGCGTACGTCGTGCGGTTCCTCCCGCAGGCGGTCGGGTCGACCCGGTCGTCGGTGCTCGGCGTCGACCGGGACCTCGTGGGCGCCGCCCGCCTGCTCGGGGAGAGGCCGTCCGGGGCGTTCCGTCGCGTGACGCTGCCGCTCATCTCGCCGGGGCTGCTCGCGGGGGCGGCGCTCGTGTTCCTCACGACGATGAAGGAGTTGGACACGACGCTCATTCTGCATCCGACAGGGTTTACAACGATAGTGACCTACATCTGGCGTGTTCAGGAGGCCGGGTACTACGGTCGCGCCGCCCTGCCGGCGCTCGTGTTAGTGGCCGTCTCCGGCCTCTCGATGGTGCCGCTGCTCAAAGGATCCGACGATGCGTGA
- a CDS encoding alpha-1 4-glucan-protein synthase, producing the protein MSTPQDICVVIPTIREYECVREYVANARKHGFDTDRLFFVLVTEDFCDTDAMETMLDEEGVEGAVFDGTAREAWFADHDAGEFSHLIPAASHAQTSFGLLYLWAHERFEYGVFIDDDTLPHPEEDFFGTHMRNLAYEGEIESVSSDESWVNVLYQSDTDLYPRGYPYAAMDESVETDTERVDEVVASQGLWTNVPDLDAVRILMDGDLNGQAQTLTEASDFERDFVAAEGQYLTVCSMNLAFRREVVPAFYQLPMDDNEWDVGRFDDIWSGLFLKRAADELGKQVYNGGPLCEHNKAPRSTFDDLANEVAGLELNEHVWEVLDGVADDADSFEAAFAEMADALAAGDFDEWNNGAFLTHCGEYMRDWLDCLDRVEGAGTRAAAADAARVPADD; encoded by the coding sequence ATGAGTACACCGCAGGACATCTGTGTCGTCATCCCGACGATTCGGGAGTACGAGTGCGTTCGCGAGTACGTCGCGAACGCACGGAAGCACGGCTTCGACACCGACCGGCTGTTCTTCGTCCTCGTCACCGAGGACTTCTGTGACACCGACGCGATGGAGACCATGCTCGACGAGGAGGGCGTCGAGGGCGCCGTCTTCGACGGCACCGCCCGCGAGGCGTGGTTCGCCGACCACGACGCCGGCGAGTTCTCGCACCTGATCCCCGCGGCGAGTCACGCACAGACCTCCTTCGGACTGTTGTACCTGTGGGCCCACGAGCGGTTCGAGTACGGCGTCTTCATCGACGACGACACGCTCCCCCACCCCGAGGAGGACTTCTTCGGCACCCACATGCGCAACCTCGCGTACGAGGGCGAGATCGAGTCCGTCAGCTCCGACGAGTCGTGGGTGAACGTCCTCTACCAGTCGGACACCGACCTCTACCCGCGCGGGTACCCCTACGCGGCGATGGACGAATCAGTCGAGACCGACACCGAACGCGTCGACGAGGTCGTCGCCTCGCAGGGACTGTGGACGAACGTCCCCGACCTCGACGCCGTCCGCATCCTCATGGACGGCGACCTGAACGGACAGGCACAGACGCTCACCGAGGCGAGCGACTTCGAGCGCGACTTCGTCGCCGCCGAGGGGCAGTACCTCACCGTCTGCTCGATGAACCTCGCGTTCCGCCGCGAGGTCGTCCCGGCGTTCTATCAGCTCCCGATGGACGACAACGAGTGGGATGTCGGCCGGTTCGACGACATCTGGTCGGGGCTGTTCCTCAAGCGCGCCGCGGACGAACTCGGCAAGCAGGTGTACAACGGCGGTCCGCTGTGTGAACACAACAAGGCCCCGCGCTCGACGTTCGACGACCTCGCGAACGAGGTCGCCGGCCTCGAACTGAACGAACACGTCTGGGAGGTGCTCGACGGCGTCGCCGACGACGCCGACTCCTTCGAGGCGGCGTTCGCCGAGATGGCGGACGCGCTCGCGGCGGGTGACTTCGACGAATGGAACAACGGGGCGTTCCTCACCCACTGTGGAGAGTACATGCGCGACTGGCTCGACTGCCTCGACCGCGTCGAGGGCGCGGGAACGCGTGCGGCGGCTGCGGACGCTGCGAGGGTGCCTGCCGATGACTGA
- a CDS encoding ABC transporter ATP-binding protein — MRDDTPHPDASRPERADADDGQGSAAAGTATDGGTAVNASGDPAAERAEAESVDADSAEPVVVDIDDADGPTGDPVLQLEDVVKRYGSETAVSGLDLTVHEGELVTLLGPSGCGKTTTLRLIAGLETPSDGSISVGGDVVAGEGAVTPPEERDVGLVFQEFALFPHLTVAENVAFGLDDPDSAAAAARVSELLELVGLGDYGDRSVTDLSGGQRQRVALARSLAPEPDVLLLDEPFSNLDVSLRVRMREEVKRILDEAGVTAVSVTHDQEEALSISDRVAVVNDGTVEQVGDPGDVFEHPTSRFVASFLGQASFLPARVGEREIETSVGSYDSKLLKGLGDGYVGSHVDVLVRPDDLRATPVAAGDADGEVIRRQYTGPSFVYHVQLDDGTVLRCLHNHTEEFDVGEPVAVTLVADHELAWYPAQ, encoded by the coding sequence ATGCGTGACGATACACCCCACCCCGACGCCAGCCGACCCGAGCGAGCCGACGCCGACGACGGCCAGGGGTCGGCCGCCGCGGGGACGGCAACCGACGGTGGAACCGCCGTCAACGCGTCGGGCGACCCGGCGGCGGAGCGGGCCGAGGCGGAGTCCGTCGACGCGGACTCGGCGGAGCCGGTCGTCGTCGATATCGATGACGCGGACGGGCCGACGGGCGATCCCGTGTTACAACTGGAGGACGTCGTCAAGCGATACGGCTCGGAGACGGCCGTCTCGGGGCTGGACCTCACCGTTCACGAGGGCGAACTCGTCACCCTGCTCGGCCCCTCCGGCTGCGGGAAGACGACGACGCTGCGGCTGATCGCGGGGCTCGAGACGCCCTCCGACGGCAGCATCTCCGTCGGCGGCGACGTGGTCGCGGGCGAGGGTGCGGTGACGCCGCCCGAGGAGCGCGATGTCGGGCTGGTGTTCCAGGAGTTCGCGCTGTTTCCGCATCTCACGGTCGCCGAGAACGTCGCCTTCGGACTCGACGACCCGGACTCCGCGGCGGCGGCCGCCCGTGTGTCCGAGCTGTTGGAGTTAGTCGGCCTCGGCGACTACGGCGACCGCTCGGTGACGGACCTGTCGGGCGGGCAGCGCCAACGCGTCGCGCTCGCGCGGTCGCTGGCCCCCGAGCCCGACGTCCTCCTGCTCGACGAGCCGTTCTCGAACCTCGACGTGAGCCTCCGCGTGCGGATGCGCGAGGAGGTGAAGCGCATCCTCGACGAGGCGGGCGTCACGGCCGTCTCGGTCACCCACGACCAGGAGGAGGCGCTGTCCATCTCCGACCGCGTGGCCGTCGTCAACGACGGCACGGTCGAGCAGGTCGGCGACCCCGGGGACGTGTTCGAGCACCCGACCTCCCGGTTCGTCGCCTCCTTCCTCGGGCAGGCGAGCTTCCTTCCCGCGAGGGTCGGCGAGCGCGAGATCGAAACGAGCGTCGGATCGTACGACAGCAAGCTGTTGAAGGGGCTGGGCGACGGCTACGTCGGGAGCCACGTCGACGTGCTGGTACGCCCGGACGACCTCCGCGCCACGCCGGTCGCCGCGGGCGACGCCGACGGCGAGGTGATCCGTCGGCAGTACACCGGCCCATCGTTCGTGTACCACGTGCAACTCGACGATGGCACCGTCCTGCGATGTCTCCACAACCACACCGAAGAGTTCGACGTGGGCGAGCCGGTCGCGGTGACGCTCGTCGCGGACCACGAACTCGCGTGGTACCCCGCCCAGTAG
- a CDS encoding helix-turn-helix transcriptional regulator, protein MSEDLFDDERDWDGFPEPQSVLTELASDPDVDSGVSAATVIESESELVERRVRRTLTANDPDAANRSSFPAPKYEGLVASRRGFESRYDDAPTGFTDAEVPYVEHGRPARECGRCTGSGRETCNRCNGTEKHTCRTCGGDKERTCPECDGETRKTCPECDGDAIEECPECTSGTLGCDVCDGTGTEECQNCDSTGTLTSEHQCPRCDGRSAIKCPDCDGDDDECDGCDGEVVVDCPRCDGEGVEDVERDCPECSGDGSNDCEACGGTAERDCDTCGGEGQIRCSRCHGSEEVRCTTCDETGEIRCTVCDESGNVECDVCEDGRVTCDTCEGHGELVEAHEGTLSFKTDTVVNLNATAVPTDHVTGHDGWEAERERRDPETDGGLYREETTVDEIPVTRVRYRHGGNEFVVFQIDGDVRYDDAPKPTAALREQVESAVEDGFFEYDDDRTLAETIKAGPRQFVGSVVTVGVVAGIAAVITVVGSFLLAALPLGSSITDTIGIALPVVGGVLYASRRRPSRRIATAANGAGLLAPAVGVVLAAVAVVSAVGSPLLRVVVVAAAVAFWADRVAGRLAYESVRLSHASSQRRTFIADTLDARPSELDGHAFTDRLPDPDPSPAPTFLDRVAAVAHTGGVGATAGYLGLLVVTLVVDPTLLLQYVPYSVALGGPVLVFAGVTLGLASIGFGGSASTDESSEPQPAAPSKSTDPLDDGRSDPTAVDLTERQLLLLYFVDTLDEAHGLALTDRYEEQIGTELNHGQLYPDLDTLRDAGLVNKVSAGRSDRYVTTTEGEAVLQRRHAELEGLVDAALQPPQ, encoded by the coding sequence GTGAGTGAGGACCTGTTCGACGACGAGCGCGACTGGGACGGCTTCCCGGAGCCCCAGTCGGTGCTTACGGAACTGGCGAGCGACCCCGACGTCGACTCCGGCGTCTCCGCGGCGACGGTGATCGAAAGCGAGAGCGAACTCGTCGAACGGCGCGTGAGGCGGACGCTGACGGCGAACGACCCGGACGCCGCGAATCGGTCGTCGTTCCCGGCGCCGAAGTACGAGGGACTCGTCGCCTCTCGGCGTGGGTTCGAATCCAGGTACGACGACGCACCCACCGGATTCACGGACGCCGAGGTTCCGTACGTCGAGCACGGACGGCCGGCACGCGAGTGTGGACGATGTACCGGGAGCGGGCGGGAGACCTGCAACCGGTGCAACGGAACGGAGAAACACACGTGTCGCACCTGCGGCGGGGACAAGGAGCGAACCTGCCCGGAGTGCGACGGGGAGACGAGGAAGACGTGTCCCGAGTGCGACGGCGACGCCATCGAGGAGTGTCCCGAGTGCACGAGTGGCACCCTCGGGTGCGACGTCTGTGACGGGACCGGGACCGAGGAGTGCCAGAACTGCGACTCGACCGGGACGCTCACGTCGGAACACCAGTGCCCCCGTTGTGACGGGCGGAGCGCGATCAAGTGCCCCGACTGCGACGGCGACGACGACGAGTGTGACGGCTGCGACGGCGAGGTGGTCGTCGACTGCCCACGGTGTGACGGCGAGGGGGTCGAAGACGTCGAACGCGACTGCCCGGAGTGCAGCGGGGACGGGTCCAACGACTGTGAGGCGTGCGGCGGGACCGCCGAACGGGACTGCGACACGTGTGGCGGCGAGGGGCAGATACGCTGTTCGAGGTGCCACGGCTCGGAAGAGGTTCGCTGTACTACCTGCGACGAGACGGGAGAGATCAGGTGCACCGTCTGCGACGAGTCCGGGAACGTCGAGTGTGACGTGTGCGAGGACGGCCGCGTCACGTGTGACACGTGCGAGGGCCACGGCGAACTGGTCGAGGCGCACGAAGGGACGCTGTCGTTCAAGACGGACACCGTGGTCAACCTAAATGCGACGGCAGTCCCCACGGATCACGTCACCGGGCACGACGGGTGGGAAGCGGAGCGAGAGCGACGTGACCCCGAAACCGATGGCGGACTGTACCGCGAGGAGACGACCGTGGACGAGATACCCGTCACACGCGTCCGGTACCGACACGGCGGAAACGAGTTCGTCGTGTTCCAGATCGACGGCGACGTCCGGTACGACGACGCCCCCAAACCCACGGCGGCGCTGCGTGAACAGGTCGAGTCGGCCGTCGAGGACGGGTTCTTCGAGTACGACGACGACCGGACGCTCGCCGAGACGATCAAGGCTGGCCCTCGGCAGTTCGTGGGCAGCGTCGTGACCGTCGGCGTCGTCGCGGGCATCGCTGCAGTGATCACCGTCGTCGGAAGCTTCCTCCTCGCTGCGCTCCCACTCGGATCGTCGATCACCGACACAATCGGCATCGCGCTGCCGGTCGTCGGCGGCGTCCTGTACGCCTCAAGGAGGCGTCCATCGCGGCGGATCGCGACGGCTGCGAACGGTGCGGGGCTGCTCGCCCCGGCGGTCGGCGTGGTCCTAGCAGCGGTAGCGGTCGTCTCGGCGGTCGGATCACCCCTCCTGCGCGTGGTCGTCGTTGCGGCGGCGGTCGCGTTCTGGGCGGACCGCGTCGCCGGTCGGCTCGCGTACGAGTCCGTTCGGCTGTCACACGCGTCGTCACAGCGTCGGACGTTCATCGCCGACACGCTCGACGCGAGGCCGTCGGAGTTGGACGGCCACGCGTTCACCGACCGGCTTCCGGACCCCGATCCGTCGCCGGCGCCGACGTTCCTCGATCGGGTCGCTGCGGTCGCCCACACCGGCGGCGTCGGCGCAACCGCCGGCTACCTCGGACTGCTGGTCGTCACACTCGTCGTCGATCCGACGCTTCTCCTGCAGTATGTGCCGTACAGCGTCGCGCTGGGCGGTCCCGTACTCGTCTTCGCCGGAGTCACGCTGGGACTTGCAAGCATCGGATTCGGCGGGTCAGCGAGCACCGACGAATCGTCGGAGCCCCAGCCCGCCGCACCGTCGAAATCGACAGATCCGTTAGACGACGGCCGATCGGATCCCACCGCTGTGGACCTCACCGAGCGTCAACTGCTGCTGCTGTACTTCGTTGACACCCTCGACGAGGCACACGGACTGGCGCTGACCGATCGGTACGAGGAACAGATCGGCACGGAACTCAACCACGGCCAGTTGTACCCCGACCTCGACACGCTCCGGGACGCCGGCCTGGTCAACAAGGTCAGCGCCGGGCGCAGTGACAGATACGTCACAACGACCGAGGGTGAGGCGGTCCTACAGCGTCGCCACGCGGAACTGGAGGGACTCGTCGACGCCGCACTTCAGCCGCCGCAGTGA
- a CDS encoding extracellular solute-binding protein, translated as MTDDTTHDDMTDDTTNGRRTYRRRKVLAGLGAAGAAGLAGCGGLGGDDGESSGGGGGVGGGGGGSGDDAIGAAFDDFRGSGPLAQGRSDIGGTRIAELPNLSGELTIYLGGGEGGLYRDLLAKFERIYPDFSATPRESGTSDAANTIINEGAATPADVFWSVDAGSLAAVSAEGLSAELPSEVVDPVPEEFHPDDTWVGTAGRARAVPYNTEELSDDDIPDSVMEFPEVEGFRDAIGWAPTYGAFQSFVTAMRLLEGEDATREWLQGMIDAGVTEYNNEFLVSNAVADGALNGGFANHYYALRVQAARPDAPIDLAFTSGDAGGLINVAGASVLSASQNQELAFDFVRHLLSAEAQEFFATRTYGYPMVGDIPPVGGLPPVSELDPPSIDLRELSNIQPTLQLMRDVGVL; from the coding sequence ATGACTGACGACACGACTCACGACGACATGACCGACGACACCACGAACGGACGGCGGACGTATCGGCGGCGGAAGGTGCTGGCAGGACTGGGCGCGGCCGGCGCCGCGGGCCTGGCCGGCTGTGGCGGTCTCGGCGGCGACGACGGCGAAAGTAGCGGTGGCGGAGGCGGCGTCGGTGGCGGCGGCGGCGGATCGGGCGACGACGCGATCGGCGCCGCGTTCGACGACTTCCGCGGCTCCGGCCCGCTGGCACAGGGGCGGTCCGACATCGGCGGTACGCGCATCGCCGAGCTCCCGAACCTCAGCGGCGAGTTGACCATCTACCTCGGCGGCGGCGAGGGCGGCCTGTATCGCGATCTGCTCGCGAAGTTCGAGCGGATCTACCCCGACTTCAGCGCGACGCCGCGCGAGTCGGGGACGTCCGACGCCGCGAACACGATCATCAACGAGGGCGCGGCGACCCCGGCTGACGTGTTCTGGTCGGTCGACGCCGGGTCGCTTGCGGCGGTCTCCGCCGAGGGGCTCTCCGCAGAGCTTCCCTCGGAAGTCGTCGACCCCGTTCCAGAAGAGTTCCATCCCGACGACACGTGGGTCGGCACCGCCGGGCGTGCCCGCGCGGTCCCGTACAACACCGAGGAACTGTCCGACGACGACATCCCGGACAGCGTGATGGAGTTCCCCGAGGTCGAGGGCTTCCGGGACGCGATCGGCTGGGCGCCCACCTACGGCGCCTTCCAGTCGTTCGTCACCGCGATGCGGCTGCTCGAGGGCGAGGACGCCACCCGGGAGTGGCTCCAGGGGATGATCGACGCGGGCGTCACCGAGTACAACAACGAGTTCCTCGTGTCCAACGCCGTCGCCGACGGCGCGCTCAACGGCGGGTTCGCGAACCACTACTACGCGCTGCGCGTGCAGGCGGCCCGGCCGGACGCGCCGATCGACCTCGCGTTCACCAGCGGCGACGCCGGCGGACTCATCAACGTCGCCGGCGCGTCGGTGCTGTCGGCGAGTCAGAACCAGGAGCTCGCGTTCGACTTCGTCCGGCACCTGCTGTCGGCGGAGGCACAGGAGTTCTTCGCCACTCGGACGTACGGCTACCCGATGGTCGGCGACATCCCGCCCGTCGGCGGGCTGCCGCCGGTGTCGGAGCTGGATCCCCCGAGCATCGACCTGCGCGAGCTGTCCAACATCCAGCCGACGCTCCAGTTGATGCGCGACGTCGGGGTGCTGTGA
- a CDS encoding ArnT family glycosyltransferase, whose amino-acid sequence MTDTSGVSDGLDAGRVAALVLAAVGAVVAVAVALDVFPYRSLNHDEGVYLQQADMLLSGQLFLRPPVEDAFRPWFFVESERGLYSKYAPVPATVFALGKLLGGYTVALAGIAAGLVAGTVALGRELFDARVGALAGVLLIATPLFVVHGGLFLPYALTTALNVAFAVSYLRGERRASRRDAALAGVAVGLAFFARPYTAVLFALPFVAHAVVTLVRSGAWRIPLAAAGVVSEEVGDGDDLDGFDDRSNEDRKRGLFVRRAVTATLGSAGVVAALGYNVVVTGDAFVFPYLAFAPEDGIGFGERAILGHVVDYTPELGVEANRLVLEALFADWVVAGSLGAAVAAAGVVLALAGRGIPGDGNGGGDSDSGDGGATGGRVRRGLLAATFATVAAGNVAFWGNYNVLGALEVRTDGLIYYLGPYYHYDLIVPTAVFAAVACVAAADFLRAAAPSLAERTDDVDPRHARVVATVVLLVAGGAAGGVAVGAVDETVERNEGVTEELRAGYGPLSDGGDPGAAIPEGSVVFLPAPYGPWLNHPFQALRNDPGHDGPRVYALTDTRELAVARAYPDRDLYRYVYAGSWVPTDDSTVRGGIREVERVAGDRIYLNATLERPESAEGTTVRVTGDRGSTYLVATDAGGPLSLSMVVEDGELRIAGEDLVVSGGGEGGGESAVLPLDDGDEIDVEVFVSTGPASGYSYRLSFPYERIDGTARALTATVERCPVPTRCVPVGVGERPVDRGAEVTLSAST is encoded by the coding sequence ATGACGGACACGTCCGGCGTCAGCGACGGACTCGACGCCGGTCGCGTCGCCGCTCTCGTGCTCGCCGCGGTCGGCGCTGTCGTCGCCGTCGCGGTCGCCCTCGACGTGTTCCCGTACCGCTCGCTCAACCACGACGAGGGCGTGTACCTCCAACAAGCCGACATGCTGCTGTCCGGACAGCTGTTCCTCCGGCCCCCGGTCGAAGACGCGTTTCGTCCGTGGTTCTTCGTCGAGAGCGAACGCGGGCTGTACTCCAAGTACGCGCCGGTTCCGGCGACGGTGTTCGCGCTCGGGAAGCTGCTGGGCGGCTATACTGTCGCGCTCGCGGGGATCGCCGCCGGGCTCGTCGCCGGCACCGTCGCGCTCGGTCGGGAACTGTTCGACGCGCGCGTCGGCGCCCTCGCCGGCGTGCTCCTGATCGCGACGCCGCTGTTCGTCGTCCACGGCGGACTGTTCCTTCCGTACGCGCTGACGACGGCGCTGAACGTCGCGTTCGCGGTCTCGTATCTCCGCGGTGAGCGCCGGGCGAGCCGCCGCGACGCGGCGCTGGCGGGCGTCGCTGTCGGCCTCGCCTTCTTCGCGCGGCCGTACACGGCAGTGCTGTTCGCGCTCCCGTTCGTCGCCCACGCGGTCGTGACGCTCGTCCGATCGGGGGCGTGGCGGATCCCGCTCGCAGCCGCGGGAGTCGTCAGTGAGGAAGTCGGCGACGGGGACGACCTCGACGGGTTCGACGACCGCAGCAACGAGGACCGCAAGCGTGGCCTGTTCGTCCGCCGTGCCGTCACCGCGACGCTAGGCAGCGCGGGCGTGGTCGCCGCGCTCGGCTACAACGTGGTCGTCACCGGCGACGCGTTCGTGTTCCCGTACCTCGCGTTCGCTCCCGAGGACGGCATCGGGTTCGGCGAGCGTGCCATCCTCGGGCACGTGGTGGATTACACGCCGGAACTCGGGGTCGAAGCGAACCGGCTGGTGCTGGAGGCGCTGTTCGCCGACTGGGTCGTCGCGGGGTCGCTCGGCGCGGCCGTCGCCGCGGCCGGCGTCGTGCTCGCGCTCGCCGGTCGAGGGATCCCGGGCGACGGTAACGGCGGCGGTGACAGCGACAGTGGCGACGGTGGCGCGACCGGTGGGCGTGTCCGTCGTGGGTTGCTCGCGGCCACGTTCGCCACCGTCGCCGCCGGCAACGTCGCCTTTTGGGGCAACTACAACGTCCTCGGCGCGCTGGAGGTGCGCACGGACGGCCTGATCTACTACCTCGGTCCGTACTACCACTACGACCTGATCGTCCCGACGGCGGTGTTCGCGGCGGTCGCGTGCGTCGCCGCCGCGGACTTCCTGCGCGCGGCCGCACCGTCCCTCGCGGAGCGCACTGACGATGTCGACCCGCGTCACGCCCGCGTGGTCGCGACAGTCGTCCTCCTCGTCGCCGGCGGAGCCGCGGGCGGCGTCGCCGTCGGCGCCGTCGACGAGACGGTCGAGCGCAACGAGGGGGTGACCGAGGAGCTACGCGCCGGATACGGACCGCTCAGTGACGGCGGCGATCCCGGTGCGGCGATCCCCGAGGGCTCGGTCGTGTTCCTCCCCGCGCCGTACGGCCCGTGGCTCAACCACCCGTTCCAGGCGCTGCGCAACGATCCCGGCCACGACGGTCCCCGAGTGTACGCGCTGACGGACACGCGGGAACTGGCGGTCGCCCGCGCGTACCCCGACCGCGACCTCTACCGCTACGTGTACGCCGGTTCGTGGGTGCCGACCGACGACTCCACGGTCCGCGGCGGGATCCGGGAGGTCGAGCGCGTCGCCGGCGACCGGATCTATCTGAACGCGACGCTCGAGCGTCCCGAGTCGGCGGAGGGAACGACCGTCCGCGTCACCGGCGACCGCGGGTCGACGTACCTCGTGGCGACCGACGCCGGCGGCCCGCTGTCGTTGTCGATGGTCGTCGAGGACGGCGAACTCCGGATAGCCGGGGAGGACCTCGTCGTGAGTGGTGGCGGGGAGGGCGGCGGCGAGAGTGCGGTCCTCCCGCTCGACGACGGCGACGAGATCGACGTGGAGGTGTTCGTCTCCACCGGACCGGCGAGCGGGTACAGCTACCGGCTGTCGTTCCCGTACGAGCGGATCGACGGGACGGCCCGAGCGCTGACGGCGACCGTCGAGCGGTGCCCGGTCCCGACCCGCTGCGTCCCGGTCGGCGTCGGCGAGCGACCGGTCGACCGCGGGGCCGAGGTGACGCTGTCGGCGTCGACGTGA